The following are from one region of the Canis lupus familiaris isolate Mischka breed German Shepherd chromosome 30, alternate assembly UU_Cfam_GSD_1.0, whole genome shotgun sequence genome:
- the LOC100684844 gene encoding proteasome maturation protein-like isoform X1, which yields MNVGGLGSQLKDSIPVTELSASGPLEQHDLLRKGLPCVKNELLPSHPLELSEKNFQLNQDKVNFSTLRNIQGLFAPLKLQMEFKGGVQQVQHLPSLPSSNLSLGILRGNDETIGFEDILNDTSQSELNGRTTLDGI from the coding sequence ATGAATGTCGGAGGACTTGGATCTCAGCTGAAGGACAGTATTCCAGTTACTGAACTTTCAGCAAGTGGACCTTTGGAACAGCATGATCTTCTTCGAAAAGGTCTCCCTTGtgtgaaaaatgaacttttgcCCAGTCATCCTCttgaattatcagaaaaaaatttccagctCAACCAAGATAAAGTGAATTTTTCTACACTAAGAAACATCCAGGGTCTGTTTGCTCCACTAAAATTACAAATGGAATTCAAGGGTGGGGTTCAGCAGGTTCAGCATCTTCCATCTCTTCCAAGCTCAAACCTTTCATTGGGTATTTTAAGGGGTAATGATGAGACTATTGGATTCGAAGATATTCTTAATGACACATCACAAAGTGAACTAAATGGGAGAACCACACTGGATGGAATATAA